A window of Micromonospora eburnea genomic DNA:
CCGAGGCCGCGCATCGCCGGGGTGCCCGCCTGGTCGCCGTCGGTGCGCCGGACTCGCAGCTCCAGTCGGTGGCCGAGCGGGCCCGGGCGCCGTTCATCCCGGTGCCCCGGCGGGCTCCGGCCCGGGCGAGTCTCTGGGCGGTCACCGTGCCGGTGCTGCTCGCCGCCCGTACGCTCGGGCTGGTGAAGGTCAACGAGGCGGACCTGGCCGAGACCGCGGCCCGGCTGGACGCGGACGCCGACCGCTGCCGCCCCACCGCCGAGTCTTTCGTCAACCCGGCCAAGTCGCTGGCCCTGGGGCTGGCCGGGTCGATCCCGATCGTCTGGGGTTCGTCGCCGCTGGCCACCGTGGCCGCCCGTCGGTTCGGTGACACGCTCTCGGCCAACGCCCGCTACCCGGTGGTGACCGGGGCGCTGGGCGAGGCGGGGCGGGGCCGGGTCGGGCTGCTCGACGGGGTGTTCGGCGGGCTGGCCGAGGGGGAGCGGGACATCTTCGCCGATCCGGACGAGACGGCTGTGGACGCCACCCGGCTGCGGCTGGTGCTGCTGCGCGACGGTGGGCTCAACGCCGAGGACGACACCGACGAGCCGCTCGCGGTGGAGGAGCGGCGGGCCGACGCGGTGCAGACCCTGGCCGAGCGGCGTGGGGTGCGCTGTGACGTGGTGACCGCCGAGGGTGGTTCCGCGCTGGAACGACTCGCCTCGCTGATGGCGGTCCCGGACTTCGCCTCGGTCTATCTCGCCCTGGCGCACGGGTTGGACCCGATGGCCGTTCCGGCCATCACGGAGATGAAGGAGCTGGCGAACCAGTGAGCACCTGCCGCATCGAGCGAGTAGAAGCGTGAGCGCGGGCGGTGGGACGAGGGCGATCGTCGCCGCCCTCGCGGCCAACATCGGCATCGCCGTCACCAAGTTCGTCGCGTACCTGCTGACCGGCTCCTCGTCGATGCTGGCCGAGGCGATCCACTCAGTCGCCGACTCGGGCAACCAGGGTTTGCTGCTGCTCGGCGGCCGGCGGGCCAAGCGGGAGGCGACCGCGCAGCACCCGTTCGGCTACGGCCGGGAGCGCTACATCTACGCGTTCATCGTGTCGATCGTGCTGTTCAGCCTGGGCGGCCTGTTCGCGCTCTACGAGGCGTACCACAAGTGGTCGCACCCGGTGCCGATCACGAGCTGGCGGGTGGTGCCGGTGGCCGTGCTGGTGATCGCGATCGTGATGGAGGGCTTCTCGTTCCGTACCGCGATCAAGGAAGCCAACGTGACCCGGGGCAGCCAGTCGTGGGTGCGGTACGTCCGGCGGGCGAAGGCGCCCGAGCTGCCGGTGGTGCTGCTGGAGGACTTCGGCGCGCTGATCGGTCTGGTGTTCGCGCTGTTCGGCGTGGGGATGACGCTGGCCACCGGCAACGGCAGGTGGGACGCGCTCGGCACCGCGATGATCGGCGTGCTGCTGGTGATCATCGCGATCATTCTCGCCATCGAGACCAAGAGTCTGCTGCTCGGGGAGGGCGCCGAGCCGACGGACCTGGCCGCGATCGAGCGGGCGGTCGTCGGTGGCCCGGAGGTCGAGCGGATCATCCACATGAAGACCCTCTACCTGGGCCCGGAGGAGCTCATGGTGGCCGCGAAGATCGCGGTGTCGCCGTGCGAGACGGCCGATGATCTGGCCCGGGACATCAACGCGGTCGAGGCGCGGATCCGCGATGCCGTGCCGATCGCCCGGGTGATCTACCTGGAGCCGGACATCTATCACGCGTCGGGCGCGGGCACCGCGTCGGGCGCGGCGGTGCAGTCGGAGGGCGGACCCGACGAGGTGGCCGGGCGGCCCGGGAGCTGACCGTGGAGCTGTTGCAGGGCCGGATCCGCGACTACGCCTGGGGCTCCCGTACCGCGATCGCGCGGTTGCAGGGGCGCCCGGTGCCGAGTGACGGGCCGGAGGCGGAGCTGTGGCTGGGTGCCCATCCGGGCGCCCCGGCCACGGTGGACCGGGACGGATCCCCGGTCAGCCTCACCGAGCTGCTGATCGCCGAGCCGGACCACTGGTTGGGCGAGCGGTTGGTGGGTCGGTTCGGTATCCGGTTGCCGTTCCTGCTGAAGGTGCTGGCCGCGGACGCCCCGTTGAGTCTGCAGGCCCACCCGGACGCCGAGCAGGCGCGGGCGGGGCACGCGGCCGACGCCGAGCGGGTCAACTACGTGGACCCGTACCACAAGCCGGAGCTGCTGGTCGCGCTGTCGGACTTCGACGCGCTCTGCGGATTCCGTGACCCGGCCGAGTCGGCGGCGGCGATCGCCGCGTTCGGCGTACCGGCGCTGGAGCCGGTGGTGGCGGCGCTGCGTGGCGGGCCGGCGGGGCTGCGGGAGGCCGTACGCCTGCTGTTGAGCTGGCCGGCGGCGGAGCGGTCCGGGCTGGTGGCGGACGTGCTGGCGGCGGAGGTCGCCGGGCCGGACGCGGCGCTGGCCCGTGGCCTGGCGGTGGACTACCCGGCCGACCCGGGGGTGCTGGTGGCGTTGCTGCTGCATCACGTGCGGCTGACGCCGGGCGAGGCGATCTGGATGCCGGCCGGCAACCTGCACGCCTACCTGCGGGGCACCGGCGTGGAGATCATGGCGGCCAGTGACAACGTGCTGCGCGGTGGCCTCACGCCCAAGCGGGTCGACGTGGACGAGCTGCTGCGGGTACTGCGGTTCGAGGTGCTCGACGAGCCGGTGGTCACGCCGGTGCCGGTGGGGCCCGGGGTGGTGACCTGGCCGGTGCCGGTCGAGGACTTCGCGCTGCACCGGGTGGAGTTGGCGGCCGGCGATCCGGCGGTGCGGCTGGCGCTGCCGGGGCCGCGGGTGGTGCTCTGCCCGACCGGCGGGCTCACCGTCGACGACGGGGTGGGCACGGTCGTGCTCGCGCCGGGGCAGGCGGCGGTGGGCAGCGCGTCCGCCGGCCCGCTGGTCATCCTCGGCGAGGGCCAGGCCTACGTCGCCAGCTGCGCCCTCTCCTGACCCCACCCCACCTCGCCAGAAGGTGTGAGTCCGACTTTTCCGGAATCGGTTGACGCCTGGGCTGCCCGGTGTGAGTCTGTGGATGCGCAGCGTTGTCGCGACGAAGGTCTCGGTAACGCGCGGGGAACCAAACCGGGGGGATGCACGGGGCGGCCGGGCCGTGGGCGGAGAGTCCGTTCACGACCGACCGCCCCGTGCGCTTTCCGGCGATCGGTTCGGACATCCTCGGACAACCGGGCACGGGTGAAGGCGGCCACGCGCGTAAGGTGAAAGGCTGCGCAGTACTTCGTTCGACAGGAGCTTCCATGACCAGCACCCTCCCGGCGGCCCCCAGCGGCGCGTCATCCGGAGCCCGGCCGAGCACCCTCGCCGAGGGCGACTACAAGGTGGCGGATCTGTCGCTCGCCGAGTTCGGGCGCAAGGAGATCCGGCTCGCCGAGCACGAGATGCCCGGACTGATGGCGATCCGACGCGAGTTCGCCGACGCCCAGCCGCTCGCCGGCGCCCGCATCACCGGCTCGCTGCACATGACCATCCAGACCGCGGTCCTCATCGAGACCCTGGTGGCGCTCGGCGCGCAGGTCCGTTGGGCGTCCTGCAACATCTTCTCCACCCAGGACCACGCCGCCGCCGCGATCGTCGTCGGCCCGGACGGCACCCCCGAGGCCCCGGCCGGCGTCCCGGTCTACGCCTGGAAGGGCGAAAGCCTCCCGGAGTACTGGTGGTGCACCGAGCAGGTGCTCACCTGGCCGGACGGGCAGGGCCCGAACATGATCCTCGACGACGGCGGTGACGCCACCCTGCTGGTCCACAAGGGCGCCGAGTTCGAGAAGGCCGGCGTCGTGCCGCCGGTCGAGTCCGCCGACTCCGAGGAATACGCCGTCATCCTCGAGCTGCTGCACCGCTCGCTCGCCGAGGACGGCCAGCGCTGGACCCGGATCGCCGCCGGCATCAAGGGCGTCACCGAGGAGACCACCACCGGCGTGCACCGGCTCTACGAGATGCACCGCAACGGCACCCTGCTCTTCCCGGCCATCAACGTCAACGACTCGGTGACCAAGAGCAAGTTCGACAACAAGTACGGCTGCCGCCACTCGCTCATCGACGGCATCAACCGGGCCACGGACGTGCTGATCGGCGGCAAGATGGCCGTCGTGCTCGGCTACGGCGACGTGGGCAAGGGCTGCGCCGAGTCGCTGCGCGGCCAGGGTGCCCGGGTCGTGGTGACCGAGGTCGACCCGATCTGCGCGCTCCAGGCGGCGATGGACGGCTACCAGGTCGCCACCCTGGACGACGTGGTCGAGCAGGCGGACATCTTCGTCACCGCCACCGGCTGCTTCAACGTCATCACCAACGAGCACATGGCCCGGATGAAGCACCAGGCCATCGTCGGCAACATCGGCCACTTCGACAACGAGATCGACATGGCCGGCCTGGCGAAGCGCTCGGACGTCACCCGGGAGAACATCAAGCCGCAGGTCGACCTCTGGAAGTTCGACGACGGGCACGCCATCATCGTGCTCTCCGAGGGCCGCCTGCTGAACCTGGGCAACGCCACCGGCCACCCGAGCTTCGTGATGTCCAACTCGTTCGCCAACCAGACCATCGCCCAGATCGAGCTCTACACCAAGACCGACGAGTACCCGGTCGGCGTGTACGTGCTCCCCAAGCACCTGGACGAGAAGGTCGCCCGGCTGCACCTGGACGCCCTCGGCGCCAAGCTGAGCACCCTCAGCAAGGAGCAGGCCGCCTACCTCGGCGTGCCGCAGGAGGGCCCGTTCAAGCCGGAGCACTACCGGTACTGAGCCACGCCCGGAGGGGACCGGGGTTGGCCGCCGCGCGGCCGTCCCGGTCCCCTTCGCGTACGCGGACACCCGCCTCCTCCGGCGCTGCGCGCCGGCTCCCGTGATCGGGTCGGGCCGAACGGCCCTGGTGCCCCCGCCACCTGCGGGAGAGGCTGACGCGCGGACCGGGTGACGTTGTCGTGAACGACTTGACGCGATCCCCGATCAGGAGGAAGGTATGGCTGCCCTAAGTTAACTGAGGCGTGCCTAACCGACGACGGAGTACCGATGTTCGCCACGTACCTGATCGGCCTGCGGGAGGGCCTGGAAGCGACCCTGGTGGTCAGCATCCTGGTCGCGTTCCTGGTCAAGTCGGATCGCCGCAACCGGCTGCCGCACGTGTGGCTCGGGGTCGGTCTGGCCGTGGCGCTGTCGGTGTTCTTCGGCTGGCTGATCGAGTACACCTCGACCACGCTGCTCAACACCTCGAAGCAGCGTGAACTCTTCGACGCCGTCACCTCCGTCGCCGCCGTGGTGTTCGTCACCTTCATGATTTTCTGGATGCGCAAGGCCGCCCGGAGCATCGCCGGTGAGCTGCGGGGCAAGCTCAGCGAGGCGCTCGCCGTCGGCGCGTTCGCGGTGACCGGGATGGCCTTCCTCGCGGTCATCCGGGAAGGCCTTGAGACCGCGCTGATCTTCTACTCCGCCGCCGAGAGCGCGGCCGGTGGCACGGGCCGTGGACCGCTGCTCGCGCTGATCGGCGGCATCGCCACCTCCGTGGTGATCGGCTTCCTGCTCTACCGCAGCGCCCTCCGGCTCAACCTGGGCAAGTTCTTCACCTGGACCGGCGCGCTGCTGATCCTGGTCGCCGCCGGCATCTTCAAGTACGGCGTGCACGACTTCCAGGAGGCCGATGTGGTGCCCGGCCTGAACACCCACGCCTTCGACATCTCCTCGGTGCTCGACCCGAACACCTGGTACGCGACCCTGCTGAGCGGCATGTTCAACATCACCCCCACGCCGAGCGTGCTCGAGATGGTCGCCTGGGTGGCGTACGCGGTGCCGGTGATGGTGCTCTTCCTGCGCAAGCCGGGCCGGCCGGCTGCCCCGGCCAAGCCGGCCGCGACCGACGTTCCCGCACCCACCCCCCAGCGCGCCTGACCGCCCCGCTCACCTGCCCAGAGGAGACACAGCACCGATGCGTACCAGTCGACTCGTCGCGCCCGCCGCAGCCGGGGTGCTCGCCGTCGCCGGCCTGGCCGGCTGCAGCGGCGACAAGAAGGACGCGAAGGCCGGCGGGCCGATCGTGGTCAAGGCCACCGACACCGCCTGCGAGGTCGGCACGACCGAGGTGGAGGCCGGTCAGGTGACCTTCTCGATCACCAACTCCGGGTCCAAGGTCAACGAGTTCTACGTCTACGCCGCCGGTGACCGGGTGATGGGCGAGGTGGAGAACATCGCCCCCGGGCTGAGCCGCGAGCTGCGCGTCGAACTGGCCGCCGGCACGTACGAGACGGCCTGCAAGCCCGGGATGAGTGGCCGGGGCATCCGGGGTGCGCTGAAGGTCAGCGGCACCGCCGCCTCCGTCGCGCCCGACGCCGCGTTGAGCCAGGCCACCGCCGACTACCAGCGGTACGTGCAGAGCCAGACCACCGCGCTGCTGGCCAAGACCGAGGAGTTCGCGGCCGCGGTCAAGGCCGGCGACGTGGCGAAGGCCAAGGCGCTGTACCCGGTGGCCCGCACCTACTTCGAGCGGATCGAGCCGGTGGCGGAGAGCTTCGGCGACCTCGACCCGAAGATCGACGGCCGGGAAGAGGTCATCGAGGAGGGCATGGAGTGGACCGGCTACCACCGGCTTGAGAAGGACCTCTGGACGACCGGCGACATCAGCAAGGACGGCCCGATCGCCGATCAGCTGGTCACCGACGTCAAGGCCCTGGTGGAGAAGGCCAACGCGGAGAAGCTCACCCCGCTCCAGCTCGCCAACGGCGCCAAGGGGCTCCTCGACGAGGTCGCCAGCGGCAAGATCACCGGCGAGGAGGAGCGTTACTCGCACACCGACCTCTGGGATTTCAGCGCCAACCTGGAGGGCGCCAAGGCGGCCATCGCCGCGCTGCGCCCGGCGCTGGAGCAGCGCTCGCCCGAGCTGATCTCCCAGCTCGACACCGAGTTCGCCAACGTCGAGAAGGCCCTCGGCAAGCACCGGGTCGGCGACGGCTGGAAGCTGCACACCCAGCTCAGCGCGGCCGAGCTGAAGGAACTCTCGGACAGCATCAACGCGCTGGCCGAACCGGTCAGCAAGGTGGCCGCGGTCGTCGCCCGGTGACGGCCGGTGGAGGTGGCGGCGTGAGCGAGCGCAGCGAGCGAACCATCAGAGCCGTTGTGGCTCGTGGCGACGCCGACCGTAGGGAGGAGGCGGCATGAGCGAGCGCAGCGAGCAGCACACCCAGGCGGCACCCGCCGAGGCGCCGCGAGGGGCCACCCTGTCCCGGCGGCGGGCGATCACCCTGGCCGGGGTCGGAGTGGCCGGTGTGGCCGGGGTGGCGGGTGGCGCGGGCGCGCTGGCCCGTGGCGGTGACCACGCGGCGGCCAGCGACACGGCCGCCGGGGCGGTGCCGTTCCACGGTGAGCACCAGGCCGGCATCACCACTGCGGCCCAGGACCGGCTGCACTTCGTCGCGTTCGACGTGATCACCAAGGACCGGGCGAAGCTGGTCGCGCTGTTGCAGGAGTGGACCGCCGCGGCGGCCCGGATGACCGCCGGCAAGGACGCCGGGCTGATCGGCGCGGTCGGCGGCATGCCGGAGGCCCCGCCGGACGACACCGGCGAGGCGCTCGGGCTGCCCCCGTCGCAGCTCACCATCACCGTCGGCTTCGGCCCGACGCTGTTCCGCGACGCCCAGGGCGCGGACCGGTTCGGCATCGCCGACCGGCGTCCCGCCGCGCTGGCCGACCTGCCGCACTTCGCCGGCGACGCGCTCAAGCCGGAGATCTCCGGCGGCGACATCTGCATCCAGGCCTGCGCCAACGACCCGCAGGTGGCGGTGCACGCCATCCGTAACCTGGCCCGCATCGGCATGGGCGTGGTCAGCGTCCGCTGGTCGCAGCTCGGCTTCGGGCGTACGTCGTCGACGTCGCGGGACCAGGCCACGCCGCGTAACCTGTTCGGCTTCAAGGACGGCACCGCCAACCTGAAGGCCGAGGACGCCAGCCTGCTCCGGGAACAGCTCTGGGCCCAGCCCGGGGACGGGCCGGACTGGATGACCGGCGGGTCGTACCTGGTCACCCGCAAGATCCGGATGCAGATCGAGACCTGGGACCGCAGTTCCCTCGCCGAGCAGGAGCAGATCGTCGGCCGGACCAAGGGCAGCGGCGCACCGCTCGGCAAGACCCGCGAGTTCGACGAGCCGGACTTCGCCGCCAAGGGCGACGACGGCCAGCCGGTCATCGCCGAGGCCGCGCACGTTCGGCTCGCCCACCCCAACCAGAACGGCGGCGCGCACCTGCTACGTCGCGGCTACAACTTCGTCGACGGCTCGGACGGGCTGGGGCGGCTCGACGCCGGGCTCTTCTTCATCGCCTACCAGCGTGACCCGCGTAAGCAGTTCGTGCCGATCCAGACCCGGCTCGCCCGGCACGACGCGATGAACGAGTACCTGCGGCACGTCTCCAGCGGGCTGTTCGCCTGCCCGCCGGGCGTCCGCGACGCTGCCGACTGGTGGGGCCGCGCGCTCTTCTCCTGATCAGCTCAGCCCTGGTTCGGCCACCACTCGCAAGATCACATTCGATCCTGGATCGAGTGGTCTCGCGGTCGCTGTGAACGCGCCCCTACTTGCCGGAGCGAGCAGGGTCCTGGCGGGCTTCCGGTCCGCGTACCGGCTCGGGCTGGGTGGGCACGGCGGGCCGCAACGCGGCCGCGGCCGGTGCGGCGAGCGGTGCCGGCCGAGCGAGCGGCACCGGGGCGAGCGGCGGCGGGACCACGACGGGCGGTGGGACCAGCTCCGGCCAGAGCGTCGCGGTGGCCGCCCGGCTGCGTCCCAGCCGGTACGCCGCCCGCCGGCCCCGCTCGGCCAGTACGGCGGCCAGGTACGCCGACTCCGGCGCGGCCCAGGGCGGTGGCGGCGAGGTGACCGCCGCGACCTCGGCCCACAGCTCCCGGGCCAGCCGGGTCCGGTCCGGCTCGGCGAGCTGGTGCACCCGGCCGAGGTACTGCCGGACGGCCAGCGCCAACCCGTCGTCCAGTCGGGTCAGGTCGAGCGTCCCCGCCCAGCCGAACAGCGGTGGTACGGGCGACGGGGCGGGTCGCCAGGTCCCCGCGCCCCGGGTGTGCACCACAAGGGTGCCCGCCACCAGGTCGCCCAGTCGCCGCCCGCGCGGGTCGGTCAGCATCACCGTCACGCTCGCCGCCCAGCTCAGCAGCGGCAGCACCAGCCCCGGCCACTCCACCGCGACGCCCACCAGGGCCCGGGTGAGCGACTGGCCGACCCCGACCGGCCCGCCGTCGGCTCGGACCACCCGCAGCCCCACGGCCAGCTTGCCCAGCGTCCGGCCCCCGGCGAACCGTTCCATCAGCACCGGGTAGCCGATCAGCACGACGATCACCAGCACGGTCTGCGACGCGCCGAACAGGGCGCCGTCCACGACATCGCCGAGGCTGAGCAGCGCCAGCGACAACCCGATCCCGAGCAGCACCGCCGCCACCAGCTGGGCCACCAGGTCGATCAGCAGGGCGAGCACCCGGGAGCCCAGGCGGGCGGCGCGGACGTCCAGCTCGACCGCCTCGCCGCTGACCAGACCGGCGTCGGCCCATCCGGAGGGTGGGGGAGGTTGCGCGCGCACTCGGACAGTGAACACTATTGGCGCCGGACGGGGGAGGCGGAGTGGATCTCGACGCGTACGTGGCGGCGCACGGCGCCGAGTGGCGGCGGCTGGAGCAGTTGACCGGCCGACGCCGGCTCGACGCGGCCGAGGTCGACGAGCTGGTGGCCCTCTATCAGCGGGCCGCCACCCACCTCAGCGCGCTGCGTAGCCGCTCACCCGATCCGGTGCTGGTCAACCGCCTGTCCCAACTGGTGCTCGCGGCTCGGGCCCGGATCACCGGACGGCCCCGGCCGTCCTGGGCCGCGGTGGGTCGCTTCCTCCTCGCCGACCTGCCGGCCGCGCTCTACCGGGCGTGGCCCTGGTGGTGCGCGGTGGCCACCGGATTCACCGCGCTGAGCTTCTTTCTCATGTGGTTCGTCGCCGGCCACCCGGACACCGCCGCCGCGTTCGTCGGCGAGGACACCGCCAAGGAACTCGTGGACTCGGGCTTCGCCGGCTACTACACTGAGTTCTCCGCGCCGACCTTCGCCTTCCACCTGTGGACGCACAACGCCTGGCTCGCCGCGCAGTGCCTGGCGTCCGGGGTGCTGGTGGTGCCGGTGTTCTGGCTGCTGTGGCAGAACGCGCTGAACGTCGGCGTGGTCGGCGGCGTGATGATCTCGTACGGCCGGGGCGATGTCTTCTTCGGCCTGATCACTCCGCACGGGCTGCTCGAACTGACCGGGATCTTCGTGGCGGCCGGGGTCGGGCTGCGTACCGCGTGGGCGTGGATCGCGCCGCCGGCCCAGCTCAGCCGGGGGCGGGCGGTCGCCGAGGCGGGCCGGTCGGCGATCGTGGTCGCCGCCGGACTGGTCGGGCTGTTCGCGGTCTCCGCGCTGCTGGAGGCGTTCGTTACCCCGGCGCCGGTGCCGGTCGCCGTCCGCGTCGCCGTCGGCGCCACGGTCTGGCTGGCTTTCCTGTCGTACGCCCTGCTCCTCGGCCGCCGCGCCGCCCGTCCCGCCCCCGCGCCGCCCGCCGCGGACTCCCCTCCAGGCCGGGTCAGAGTTGGCCGAGGGACTTGAGGCGCAGGTAGGTGTCGGCGATCGCCGGGGCGAGGCGGTCGGCGGGAGCGTCCACCACGGTCACGCCGTGCCGGGACAGGGCGGCCCGGACCCGGTCCCGCTCGGCCAGCGCCCGCCAGGCCGACGCGGCGGCGTACGCGTCGTCCGGTCCGGCCGGTTTGGCGGCGGTGAGCCCGGTGAGCACCGGGTCGTGGGTCGCCGCGATCACCACCCGGTGCCGGGCGGCCAGTCGGGGCAGCACCGGGAGCAGGCCCTCACCGAGCGGGCCCGCCTCCAGGGCGGTGAAGAGCACCACCAGGCTGCGCCGCCGCTCTCGGCGCAGCACCTCACCGGCGATCAGCTCGAAGTCGGTCTCCACCAGCGCCGGCTGGAGCGGGGCGAGCGCGTCCACCAGGCGGGTGAGCAGGGCGGGCCGGCCGCTGCCGGTCACCGCCGCTCGCACCGTGCTGTCGGCGGCGAGCAGGTCGACCCGGTCGCCGGCCCGGGCGGCGAGCGCG
This region includes:
- a CDS encoding SIS domain-containing protein → MIEGTAGVSGHRHADESLLDDADLLAERDPGGMLRFTASAGAQVRESAALAAEANLSVLADEGRPRAVVIAGIGTAGRTGDVLATVAGPRCPVPVIPHRSAGVPGWVGAADVVIAVSASGRSPEALGAAEAAHRRGARLVAVGAPDSQLQSVAERARAPFIPVPRRAPARASLWAVTVPVLLAARTLGLVKVNEADLAETAARLDADADRCRPTAESFVNPAKSLALGLAGSIPIVWGSSPLATVAARRFGDTLSANARYPVVTGALGEAGRGRVGLLDGVFGGLAEGERDIFADPDETAVDATRLRLVLLRDGGLNAEDDTDEPLAVEERRADAVQTLAERRGVRCDVVTAEGGSALERLASLMAVPDFASVYLALAHGLDPMAVPAITEMKELANQ
- a CDS encoding cation diffusion facilitator family transporter — its product is MSAGGGTRAIVAALAANIGIAVTKFVAYLLTGSSSMLAEAIHSVADSGNQGLLLLGGRRAKREATAQHPFGYGRERYIYAFIVSIVLFSLGGLFALYEAYHKWSHPVPITSWRVVPVAVLVIAIVMEGFSFRTAIKEANVTRGSQSWVRYVRRAKAPELPVVLLEDFGALIGLVFALFGVGMTLATGNGRWDALGTAMIGVLLVIIAIILAIETKSLLLGEGAEPTDLAAIERAVVGGPEVERIIHMKTLYLGPEELMVAAKIAVSPCETADDLARDINAVEARIRDAVPIARVIYLEPDIYHASGAGTASGAAVQSEGGPDEVAGRPGS
- the manA gene encoding mannose-6-phosphate isomerase, class I — its product is MELLQGRIRDYAWGSRTAIARLQGRPVPSDGPEAELWLGAHPGAPATVDRDGSPVSLTELLIAEPDHWLGERLVGRFGIRLPFLLKVLAADAPLSLQAHPDAEQARAGHAADAERVNYVDPYHKPELLVALSDFDALCGFRDPAESAAAIAAFGVPALEPVVAALRGGPAGLREAVRLLLSWPAAERSGLVADVLAAEVAGPDAALARGLAVDYPADPGVLVALLLHHVRLTPGEAIWMPAGNLHAYLRGTGVEIMAASDNVLRGGLTPKRVDVDELLRVLRFEVLDEPVVTPVPVGPGVVTWPVPVEDFALHRVELAAGDPAVRLALPGPRVVLCPTGGLTVDDGVGTVVLAPGQAAVGSASAGPLVILGEGQAYVASCALS
- the ahcY gene encoding adenosylhomocysteinase, which gives rise to MTSTLPAAPSGASSGARPSTLAEGDYKVADLSLAEFGRKEIRLAEHEMPGLMAIRREFADAQPLAGARITGSLHMTIQTAVLIETLVALGAQVRWASCNIFSTQDHAAAAIVVGPDGTPEAPAGVPVYAWKGESLPEYWWCTEQVLTWPDGQGPNMILDDGGDATLLVHKGAEFEKAGVVPPVESADSEEYAVILELLHRSLAEDGQRWTRIAAGIKGVTEETTTGVHRLYEMHRNGTLLFPAINVNDSVTKSKFDNKYGCRHSLIDGINRATDVLIGGKMAVVLGYGDVGKGCAESLRGQGARVVVTEVDPICALQAAMDGYQVATLDDVVEQADIFVTATGCFNVITNEHMARMKHQAIVGNIGHFDNEIDMAGLAKRSDVTRENIKPQVDLWKFDDGHAIIVLSEGRLLNLGNATGHPSFVMSNSFANQTIAQIELYTKTDEYPVGVYVLPKHLDEKVARLHLDALGAKLSTLSKEQAAYLGVPQEGPFKPEHYRY
- the efeU gene encoding iron uptake transporter permease EfeU, yielding MFATYLIGLREGLEATLVVSILVAFLVKSDRRNRLPHVWLGVGLAVALSVFFGWLIEYTSTTLLNTSKQRELFDAVTSVAAVVFVTFMIFWMRKAARSIAGELRGKLSEALAVGAFAVTGMAFLAVIREGLETALIFYSAAESAAGGTGRGPLLALIGGIATSVVIGFLLYRSALRLNLGKFFTWTGALLILVAAGIFKYGVHDFQEADVVPGLNTHAFDISSVLDPNTWYATLLSGMFNITPTPSVLEMVAWVAYAVPVMVLFLRKPGRPAAPAKPAATDVPAPTPQRA
- the efeO gene encoding iron uptake system protein EfeO, with amino-acid sequence MRTSRLVAPAAAGVLAVAGLAGCSGDKKDAKAGGPIVVKATDTACEVGTTEVEAGQVTFSITNSGSKVNEFYVYAAGDRVMGEVENIAPGLSRELRVELAAGTYETACKPGMSGRGIRGALKVSGTAASVAPDAALSQATADYQRYVQSQTTALLAKTEEFAAAVKAGDVAKAKALYPVARTYFERIEPVAESFGDLDPKIDGREEVIEEGMEWTGYHRLEKDLWTTGDISKDGPIADQLVTDVKALVEKANAEKLTPLQLANGAKGLLDEVASGKITGEEERYSHTDLWDFSANLEGAKAAIAALRPALEQRSPELISQLDTEFANVEKALGKHRVGDGWKLHTQLSAAELKELSDSINALAEPVSKVAAVVAR
- the efeB gene encoding iron uptake transporter deferrochelatase/peroxidase subunit → MSERSEQHTQAAPAEAPRGATLSRRRAITLAGVGVAGVAGVAGGAGALARGGDHAAASDTAAGAVPFHGEHQAGITTAAQDRLHFVAFDVITKDRAKLVALLQEWTAAAARMTAGKDAGLIGAVGGMPEAPPDDTGEALGLPPSQLTITVGFGPTLFRDAQGADRFGIADRRPAALADLPHFAGDALKPEISGGDICIQACANDPQVAVHAIRNLARIGMGVVSVRWSQLGFGRTSSTSRDQATPRNLFGFKDGTANLKAEDASLLREQLWAQPGDGPDWMTGGSYLVTRKIRMQIETWDRSSLAEQEQIVGRTKGSGAPLGKTREFDEPDFAAKGDDGQPVIAEAAHVRLAHPNQNGGAHLLRRGYNFVDGSDGLGRLDAGLFFIAYQRDPRKQFVPIQTRLARHDAMNEYLRHVSSGLFACPPGVRDAADWWGRALFS
- a CDS encoding RDD family protein — encoded protein: MRAQPPPPSGWADAGLVSGEAVELDVRAARLGSRVLALLIDLVAQLVAAVLLGIGLSLALLSLGDVVDGALFGASQTVLVIVVLIGYPVLMERFAGGRTLGKLAVGLRVVRADGGPVGVGQSLTRALVGVAVEWPGLVLPLLSWAASVTVMLTDPRGRRLGDLVAGTLVVHTRGAGTWRPAPSPVPPLFGWAGTLDLTRLDDGLALAVRQYLGRVHQLAEPDRTRLARELWAEVAAVTSPPPPWAAPESAYLAAVLAERGRRAAYRLGRSRAATATLWPELVPPPVVVPPPLAPVPLARPAPLAAPAAAALRPAVPTQPEPVRGPEARQDPARSGK
- a CDS encoding stage II sporulation protein M encodes the protein MDLDAYVAAHGAEWRRLEQLTGRRRLDAAEVDELVALYQRAATHLSALRSRSPDPVLVNRLSQLVLAARARITGRPRPSWAAVGRFLLADLPAALYRAWPWWCAVATGFTALSFFLMWFVAGHPDTAAAFVGEDTAKELVDSGFAGYYTEFSAPTFAFHLWTHNAWLAAQCLASGVLVVPVFWLLWQNALNVGVVGGVMISYGRGDVFFGLITPHGLLELTGIFVAAGVGLRTAWAWIAPPAQLSRGRAVAEAGRSAIVVAAGLVGLFAVSALLEAFVTPAPVPVAVRVAVGATVWLAFLSYALLLGRRAARPAPAPPAADSPPGRVRVGRGT